TTTCTGGCTGATGAAgagttggggaagaaggacgaTGACCATCGACCACAGAAGCCTTCGCATTTCTGGCGCTCGTCAAAACGATGGAAGCTACCACGATTGCGGCGGATCATATTAGGAGCTGCCGCATTCTATATGttatatctcttcttcagaaATATGCCCACTGATCTTTCGCCTGCCCCGGAGCGGTTTAACCCTACATTTGCAGAACCGCGACAGAGAGCTGGAATGCCATGGTCCCCTCCCGCACCATCGCCCGCCATCCCTCAACGAGGCCCTCCCCCAAGGGAGGATTTTGCGCCTGAAGGGAGCTTTTACTATGAAGGAAGTGTTCATTTCCACTCACTTGGTAAAACTTTGTATAGATTTCGCAAATTTGCCCATGGATTGCCTGCAAGTCGTGCAGTTGTCTTCGCTGGTGCGAGTTTGAAGAGCATCtccgaccttcttcctctcgctTGTAAGATGGCTAATCAAAGAGCCAATGAAGTTCATCTTGTGCTTATGGGGAGGGATGACGTCTCGATCGAAGGAATCCAGCACGTGAATGGAATCGATGACAGTGACTGTCCTATCTATTGGCATGGTAAGTTTCAATATTCCTCTCGCAGTCTGTGAAACAGTGTGCTGAGACTTAGTTTGTAGATGGTCGTGTAGATTACGCGCAGTGGTCAACAGATGCTCGCATGGAGAGGGCTGTTGCCTCCGGGTTAACCTACGTGCAAGCCTATCTATCTCCCCAAGCGGTGATCACTCAAGGCGAGTCTTCGGAAGAAGTGTTTTTCTTACAAGGcattgagaagaaggcccGAGAGCTCGGGACCGCCCATATCGTGCTTCCCACCGCTACTAGGGATATTATGTGGATATCTTCCTTGGACAGTCATTCCCTTCAaggtatttatatatatcgaATCCCACCGTTTCGATGTATGTTATGTGGGAACTAACACATAATCAATCTACAGCGTGGAATGATATGCGCATCGAGATTTTGATTCAAGCTCCTACCGAATCCTCGGGGTCTTTTATCAGACTAATTCGATCTCTGAAAGACGCGGATTACCTTGGATCAGCGCCCGGCCTGACTATTGAATTGCCGCATGATGTGGATCCGCAACTTCTCCGGTTtctgaagacgatgaaaTGGCCCTCTAACACCTCGAACAAGGTCACTCTCCGCCGACGTGTGCGACATGGCGTCTTGGATGCGGCCGAAGCTTCTTTGAGAACTGCGGAGGCTTTCTATCCACAGGATCCAAACATGACCCATGTGCTTATGCTTTCTCCGCAAGCAGAGTTATCGGCCTCTTTTTACCACTACCTAAAGCATACTGTGTTGAAATACAAATACTCGACAAACGCGGGACAGGTGGCATCTGACTTACTCGGAATATCACTAGAGCTTTCGTCCTCGCTTCCTACTAGCGATGAATCAGTCAACTTTCCCACTCTTGATACAAATCGCTTCCCGGGCTTAGATGAAAGAGAGGCTATGCTTGTCTCCTTGGGACAGGTTCCAAACAGCAACGCGGCGTTGTATTTCGGAGACAAATGGGTCGAATTCcagtcttttctttctgaaCGGCTTGCCAAAGAAGTGACTTCGCCTCATGAGAAAGTCATTTCAGAGAGATATCCAGCTGTTATGGAGTACTTACTGGAGTTCATGCGTGCAAAAGACTACTATTTACTCTACCCAGCTGCGAGGGGCACTCAGACTCTAGCAACTGTACATAGTGACTTATTTCAACCCCCAGAAGAATATTCCGACGAAAACTGGGCCAAGTCCACCAAGCCTGACAACGTTAAGGACCAATCCAACTGAACGCGGAACCGTCTCCCAAGTACCCTTGTACATTTTACTTTCAGTCGACGGTTCGAAACGCAGCAAGTTCATTTATGCTCTATGTTTCTTTCTTAACAGGATTCCCACAAGGATTCTCGCAATATTAGTCACAACGATGGCCTTAATGTCAATATTATTCCTACATCGTACCTCATCATCTATAATTTATCTATACCGCCTTCTAAGCATGGTAACAAATGTACtcagtatgtatgtaatttCTTGGCGGGCTTGGTCTTACATAATCAGGCGGTAGCTCCACCGGGAGCGCAACGCAATGGCGATGAGCGACAGCTCTCTCTCTGCTTCCATCAACAAGCTCACCCTCCCGTCTCTGCCCCATCGCTCGTCGTGCAGAGGCTTGttctactataattatttgtTTTTATCACACTTGACACCTCCTGTCTTTGATTCATAAGCTCCAAATTTCTCAATAGCACATAGATATACTTTGACGCCAGTTACCCGTCAGAATGGCGAAAGAAGGCGAGCGGTCAGCTCCCGCCGACAAGGGCAAAGGCAAGGTCGACGATGTGAAGGACCTGCCCGGGGCGAAGAAGTCCCCGACCGATGAAAAGCCACAAGCcgatggaaagaagaaggatgaagagccCAAGGAAGGTATGTTGTGGTCCTGAGTCAAAAGCCGCTCGTGTGCACTGGACAATCCTCCGGCCCTATGCGGATGTTAACAGGGCGAATCCTCTAGAAGAGCTAAACGAGGAGGATCAGCAACTGAAAAATGAGCTGGAGATGCTCGTAGAGAGATTAAAGGTATGGTTCTTCAACCCAGGCTTTCGATACGCTGAACGATGACGTTAACCTGCCCGCTTTGCATTTAGGAACCCGATACCTCCCTTTACGGTCCCGCCTTAGATGCCATTAAGAACTTTATTAAGACCTCAACCTCTTCGATGACAGCTGTTCCAAAGCCTCTTAAGTTCCTCAGACCACACTACGATGAGCTTACGGAGCTCTATGAGAACTGGTCCGCTGGCTCAGTTAAGgttggcttttctttcttggtatGGTCCGTGAGGGGATTTATGGGGACTAATCATACATTGATATAAACTAGGACTCCTTGGCCGATATGCTTTCAGTTCTCGGAATGACTTACGGAGACGAGGAGAAACTGGAGACACTGAAGTACCGGCTGTTGACCAAGTCAGAGGACCTTGGTTCCTGGGGCCACGAATACATTAGACATCTGGCCTTGGAAATCGGCCAAGAATACCAGAACAGGTTAAACGCTGAGAAGGGTGTACAGGATTTGATCGATCTTTCGCTGTCTCTTGTCCCGTACTTCTTGAGCCATAATGCCGAAGCTGATGCCGTTGATCTTCTGAGTGAGCTCGAAATCATCGAAGAGATCCCGCGCTTCTTGGACGAGAACACATACTCAAGAGTCTGTCTATATATGGTTTCCATGGTCAATCTCCTCACATATCCCGAAGATCAGCAGTTCCTCCGAACGGCCCACGAAATCTATGTCCGCTACAAGGAATTCACCAAGGCGGTTGTTCTTGCGATCCGTTTGAACGACACCGAGCTTATTAAGAGCGATATCAATGCCACTTCGGATAGGTCACTGAAGAAACAGATGGCTTTCCTTGTTGCTAGGCAACAAATATGGCTGGACATGcctgatgaggaggaagatcagTCTTTCATGGATTGCCTCAACAATACCTTAATCCCCAGTCACTTCAAGTCTCTCGGAAAGGAGCTGAACATTCTCGACCCCAAGATGCCAGAAGATATTTACAAAACGCACTTGGAAAGCAGCCGCGGGGCTGGTTTGACAAACGTCGACTCTGCGCGCCACAATCTCGCCAGCGCCTTTGTCAACTCATTCGCCAACGCTGGATTTGGAAATGACAAGATGATGCTAGTTGAGGGGGATAAAGGCCCATGGGTTTGGAAGACGAAGGACGATGGCATGTTGTCGACAACGGCTTCAATGGGTATGCTACTGCACAGGGACGTCGATGTTGGCCTTGATAAGATCGATAAGTTCACGTATGCTACGGAAGATCAGATTAAGGCCGGTGCGCTACTGTCTATTGGTATCCTAAACTCGGGTGTCCGTTTGGATTCCGATCCTGCTCTGGCGCTCCTGAGCGATCCCGATAACCTGGAAGCCAAGAACGTGCCGATGAGAGTCGCATCTATCATGGGTCTTGGTTTGGCTTATGCTGGATCTAATAAGGAGGAACTCCTCGATGTTCTGCTCCCAATTGTCGAGGATGTGTCGCTTGATATGCAACTATCTGCGATGGCGGCCGTCTCCTTGGGTTTGATTTTCGTCGGTTCCTCCAACCATCAAGTTAGCGAGGCAATTGCCACGACTCTGATGGATGAGGACCGTCAAAAGCAGCTCAAGAACAAGTGGACGCGTTTCATGGCTCTTGGTCTGGCGCTGCTTTACTTCGGCCGTCAAGAAGAGGTTGATGTCATTCTTGATATTCTCAAAGCTGTGGACCACCCTATGGCTAAGCCCACATCTGTACTTGCCTCCGTTTGCGCGTGGGCTGGAACGGGTACAGTCCTCAAGTTGCAGGAACTCCTTCACATCTGCAATGACATTATTGAAGAGAGCGATGAAAACAAGGGCGACGAGCTTGTTCAGTCATACGCTGTGCTGGGTCTATCACTAATTGCTATGGGTGAGGAAGTCGGTCAAGATATGATTCTTAGACAGTTCGGCCATTTGATGCATTACGGCGCGAGCAACATCCGGAAGGCTGTTCCCCTTGCTATGGGTTTGATTACCCCTAGCAACCCACAGATGAAGGTGTATGACACCTTGTCGCGGTACAGCCACGACAACGACAACGATGTTGCCATCAATGCAATTTTCGCCATGGGTCTTTGCGGTGCTGGTACCAATAATGCTCGTTTGGCACAGCTACTCAGACAATTGGCCAGCTACTACCACCGTGACCAGAACTCTCTGTTCATGGTCCGCATTGCCCAAGGTCTCCTGCATATGGGCAAGGGCACCATGACATTGAATCCTTTCCACACAGATCGCCAGGTCCTCTCTCGTGTCTCGGCTGCCGGTCTACTCACAGTCCTCGTGTCTATGATCGACGCCAAACAATTCATTCTTGCAGAACATCACTACCTCCTCTATTTCCTTATCACCGCCATGTATCCTCGCTTCCTTGTTACACTCGACGAGGACCTACAACCCCTCACCGTGAATGTGCGAGTGGGACAGGCCGTGGATGTTGTTGGACAGGCTGGACGTCCTAAGACCATCACTGGCTGGCAAACACAGAGCACCCCAGTTCTTCTCGCATACGGTGAAAGAGCAGAGCTTGAAGATGAGCAGTATATCCCTCTCAGCAGCACCCTCGAGGGGTTGGTCATTTTGCGCAAAGTAAGTTCTCCTACTCCTGCTTGGAAACCAAAGTAACTAACAGTCTTCGTTACAGAACCCCAACTGGGAAGGGGAGCAGAGCACTGCTTAAGAAGTGATATACTGTTTTTCTATAAGTTATGCGGGTTTAGTTGAGCGCAGGAAGACACAGCCGGCGCTCAGATATGATTTGGTCTAATGTATTCAGCACGAGTCGGAAAATGACATGCATTGTTTTCCATGATTAAGCCATGGTTTTGTATCTGGTTAGATTTTGGTGGAGGTAGAGGACGGGTCGTCGAGCTTATACTGAGTATAACCCATAACCCAACTTTTGCACTGAACCTGATCGTAGGCCCTGCGTACAAAACAAATATAACTAGGATAAAACTAGATTGACAGTGGATATAGCCATTACACCTACTCTTCCCAGAATCTGGATGGGCAAATTGTAGCTCAAAGCCCTCGAGGTCCCCAGAAGAGGTGAAGGATACTCCCGGAAAGGAAAGTAGGGCATAGGGCAAGGGGGGGGATGTCACTTTTTCTCCATCATGTCCGCGGCATCTCTCAGTATGCAGTCTGCGGTTCTAGAAGGTCACTGGTTCTAATGCCCTAGGCTTCGGTGACTATAGACAATCATGAAGCTCGATGCGAAGGCGATTCGTTACCTCACTTCTGAGGATTTCCGTGTTCTCTCTGCGGTATGCCCCTCATCACCCCGCGATTTCTTGCCGTTTTGGTAGCTTGTTGTCTGACAGCTAACAAAAGATTTTCTAGGTTGAGACAGGAAGTAGAAACCATGAAGTTGTTCCGACCCCATTGATCGCAAATATCTCAGGTCTCCGAGGTAGTAGTGGTGTAAACCGAGCTATTTCGAATTTGGCTAAAACCAATCTTATTGCGAAGGTGAAGAATGCCAAATGTACGTCGGTCGCGCTCTTTCTTTCGCCGTGCCTCTGGACTACATGCTAATTGCCACTGTTTTTATAGATGACGGATATCGTCTCACCTACGGTGGTCTCGATTATCTAGCACTCAACGCTcaccaaaagcaaaaatgcATCTACTCCGTCGGAAACCAAATCGGCGTCGGAAAGGAATCAGACATTATCGTGGTCGCGAACCACCAGGGAACACAGCGCATCCTCAAGATCCATCGTCTCGGTCGCATTTCTTTCCGAACGGTCAAAACTAACCGAGACTACCTACGACACCGGCAAACTGGCTCGTGGATGTATATGTCGCGTTTGGCGGCGATGAAGGAGTATGCATTCATGAAGGCACTTGGAGAGAACGGATTCTCCGTACCAGAGCCTATCGCGCAGAACAGACACACAATTGTCATGAGTCTCATTGACGCCTTCCCACTACGCCAGATTTCGACAGTCCCGAACCCGGCCCTCTTGTACTCAGAGCTCATGGATACGATCATGAGATTAGCTCGGTATGGGTTGATCCATGGTGACTTTAACGAATTTAATATCctcatcaaagaagaagaggacccCGATGCGAAAGGCAAAGCCCGGGCAGACGCAGAGAACGACGAGAACATCCGGCTGGTCCCGGTCATCATTGATTTCCCGCAGATGGTATCGATCGATCATGCGAATGCAGAAATGTACTTCGACCGTGATGTGAATTGCATCAAGCGTTACTTCCAGCGGAAGTTCCGCTACGTGAGCGATGAGCCAGGCCCGTTCTTCGCTGACGCTAAGAAACAGCTTCTTGAGAACCCTGGAAAGCGGCTGgacgttgaagttgaagcaTCAGGCTTCTCAAGGAAGATGGCTCGTGAATTGGAAGCGTACATGAAGGAGGTCGGCgccaatgaagaagaagagcgaggaagcgatgacgaggatgatcaTTCGGGGCCTGAGGAAGAAGCTGAGGACGATGTGAACGCGGATGAAGAGAGCGGTGCCGAAAAGTTAAAGGAGTCTGAGTCTGATGCGGTCGACGAGAGTTCTCGAAAACTGGGCGAATTGCACGTTTCCTAGACAGTTTAATGAGTATATTTAGATGATAGTAATGACCATTATGAGCGTTTTAAGACTGAATTGCTCGAGTGTGTGCTTCGGCAGTATTTAAGTTCGTAATCCCATAGATCTAGATATCTTTtcacctttttcttttattttttatatttattattttatttttgtccCTTTGCTACAGTAAATCTGCTTTTAATTCTGTTGGCCAGAATAACTACGGCAAGCGACGCGGCCACACGCGCAACTTTGCGAAAGTTCCGCCGAGCCTGAAGCCCGAACGATATCAAGTTCTCCTCGACCAAAACCGACCCAAAGCCCCAACAGCATTAACCCACCCAATACCACCCATTGGGCACACAAACAAACGGCAAAAATGGTCCGCAGATTCTCCAAGTTCCCCAAGAAGCCCGCCGACTGGGTGCCCCCGTCGGCGCCGCTGTCTATGCGGAAACAGGTCTTCCTGTAAGTTTGCAGCAAGCACACACGCAGATACCGCTTCAACCCGAAGAGAGCGAGTCCGCAATGAGAAGCAATACGTTTCTAATCCTGAGTGTACCCAGTCCCGACTTCACAATCGCTCTCATCCGCACACCGTTTCTTCCCCCGCGATACGCTTCCTTCTACGTCCCGCTGAACTTCAACAAATTGGATATGCGCGACTACCTGAAACGTCTGTATGGGGTTGATGTGCTCTCCGTGAGGAGTTATGTCGAGCAGCAGAAGGTTACTCGGCTTCGTCCTTTGGGTAAATTTGGGTACGGGAAGTTGAGGAGACCTatgtcgaagaagaagatgacggtCGAGATGAAGACTCCGTTTGTTTGGCCTGAGGCGCCGGCTGATATGACTCCgtatgtctttttttttttttcttgctcccctcttttctttatgtTTTTTTCTTAAGTTTGTTTACGTATTGGGTGAGTGATGTGGGCTAACGAGGAGGGTTGTCTCAATTACAGATGGGAGTACGACCAGTTCCACAAGGCGGCTAAATACCAGAACGATATCCAAGATAAACAACGACCGGACGCGGGTATGAAGGCGAACACGGATGAGCGTGATGCTTACGCCGAGGAAGCGAAGAAGCTGCTGGACGGCTCGAAACCCTGGAGACCTACTTGGCAGGCTTTGGGGCTTAGCTATGATCGGACGGGTCTCGGCAAGAGCTCAACTAGCTCATGAGTGATTTCCGTTTCGTGatcgtttctttcttccttgtgTTTTTTCTTGTTAGGCCTGGAAGGCCGGGTATAGAAAAGCGGCTTTACTCTTCACGCTTTGGTGATCTGGTCCGTGTTTGGGggaccttttctttttatatcatGTGGTGACTATTGCAATACTCTGTATCATATGCTGTCTCAATATATTCAAAGTAACTGTTATAGTATGTTCTACTGTAGTAATGAaagaggggagagaaaaaaggaagagtatACTGAGGAAAAGAACCGCAGCtgcagaaacagaaagattATTGACAGGGTGCACACGACAGGTTATGCTATACATAGCAGACACCAGGTTATATAAACGAGACAACACGCTATGCAAACGTCACATGAGTAGAGTTACGCTAAAATAGACTGAACGCAAAATGCAAACAAGGAAAGTATAGGAATGGTCGATAACCTCAGTTAAGAACTAAAGTCGGCTCTCGACAAAGTTCTCGTGATGCTGACCAGGCCAGTGTGCATCCGGCCACACTTGTCGGATGGCTTCCCAGATATGGCTGGAACAATGGTCAGTacacagcaagaagaatgtagTATAGATGAACCTTACCTGACATAGATGATCTCGAGACCATCACTGACCTCTTGAGGAACGTCCTTGACGTCCTTGCGGTTCTGGTACGGCAAGAGAACGGTCTTGACACCAGCACGGAGTGCCCCAAtgagcttctccttgatacCACCAACAGGCATCACTCTTCCACGGAGAGATACCTCTCCAGTCATCGCAAGCTTGGGGGGTACAGCCTTGTTTGAGAACAGTGAGATCAGTCCAATAGTATGCGCAAGTCCAGCGGAGGGGCCGTCCTTGGGAATGGCTCCAGAAGGACAATGAACATGCAAACTCCGACTCTTCATAATATCTTCGCTGAGATCCGGGGTCAGTCCCAGCTCGTAAGAATGAGCTTTGACCCATGTTAGGGCAACCTCAACACTCTCTTTCAAGACGTCACCGAGTTTTCCAGTAAGTTGCACGCGGCCATTTCCTGGCATATCTGCAACTTCGATGAACAGGATGCTGCCCTGTCCTCCTGTAGAGTAAGCGACAAGACCGGTAACAACTCCCGGACGACCATGCTTCTCAgtgatctcttcctcgaatCGTTCGATACCAAGTATCTCCTCCAGGTCATCCATTGTAACAACGGGATTGTAAGTTTCTGGATGGCCTGCATCTCCCGCATCGGCATACTGGACTGCTTTATGACGGCAGATTGAGCCAAGCTCGCGCTCTAGGTTACGGACACCAGATTCCCGGGTGTATGAAGTAATTGTCTTGTCAATAACCTCATCGGAAAGAATGACCTGACCCTCTGAGAGCCCATTAACTTCAATCTGTTTTGGAATCAGGTGCCTCTTTGCAATATGCCGTTTCTCGACGGTCGTGTAACCAGACAATGAGATCGTCTCCATACGATCAAGCAAAGGCGGAGGAATAGTATCCAGCGAGTTAGCAGTAGCAATGAAAAGAACCTTGCTCAAGTCAATCGGAATATTGATGTAGTGATCTGTGAATGTATGGTTCTGTTCAGGGTCCAAAACCTCGAGCATAGCCGCAGAAGGATCACCCTGGAAATTGGCGCCGCCGACCTTATCAATCTCGTCGAGCAAGAAGACCGGGTTCGCGACGCCAACTTTCTTGAGACCATTGACGATCAGGCCTGGCATTGCAGCGACATATGTCCTTCGGTGGCCCCTAATCTCTGCCTCGTCTCTAACGCCGCCGAGAGAAATGCGGTGAAATTTACGTCCAAGAGAAGTGGCCACAGACCTAGCTAGACTGGTCTTACCAGTGCCAGGAGGTCCAGCAAGCAGCAGAATCGGAGACTTGTCAGTCATGCGCTTCGACTTCAGAAGATGAAGTTTAGATTCGACAGCAACACGATCTGCCTCAGACAGGCCTGGAAGATCTTTCTCAATATCGCCTGCATCGGAAGAAGAATCAAGGTCCTTAGAGAGGGCGGCAATTTGCTGTTCGACGTTCTGGTTGGTGGACTGCTTCAGTCTGAGGACGGCCAAGTACTCAAGAAGccgcttcttgatcttttcgaGGCCGTAGTGGTCGTCATCAAGTTGCTGCCTGGCCCTTTTCAAAGTGTCGGGACCTAGTTGGTCTTCGGTGACCTTGGTCCATGGGATTTCCAAGATGTTCTCGAGATACGTCCGGCAAACACCGTATTCGGCATTGGCCGGGTTCATCTTCCGAAGGCGACGCAACTCCTTATCGGCAACCTTTCTAGCCTCGGGACTAAGCTGGGCCTCTTGTAGCTTTTGTTGGAGTTCATCAACCTCGTTTGCCTCCTTGTCATCGCCGTCATTGTTCCTTCCACCTGCGACGCCTGGGGGTGTCAGACCGGTGAGACCAGCCATGGCCCGCCTCGCAAGGAGCTCACGGTCACGAGGATCGATCTGATTGATGTCAAATCCAGACGGAGGGAAGCTAtttgtggtgatggtggtgaccTTAACATTGCTCTTGATACTTTGAACTTGTCTGTGAAGCATTTCAACCACTTTTTCGAGTCTGGCTTTATGATCCAGCGCAGCTAAGACCCGAAGCTTGTCTTCGATTCCAGATTCAGCGATATCTGCCATAAAATCGGCCAACCTTCCGGCCTGTGTTAAATCAGTTTTAGATATAAACAGCTCGAATTTACGTGCAATGAGTGGCGATAAGcgtgttgaagaagaaggcaacaGTGATGAAAGTCGTAGTAGGGTCAGTAGCTCCCTGGAGAGTCGCCTCAACTGCTGGAATAGCTCGACAGTTTCTGAATCATTAGACACGTAGTCTGTCCAAAAGGCAAGGAACCCATCAGCTTCGGTGGCACCACAGGTCAAGGACGGTTCTTAGACTAACCTTTCTCATCATGTAAGATGGCTTCTGCTTCAAAATATGGTCTTTCCTTCAGAATGCGTTTGACTGTGAATCGCTGAATTCCTTGAACCACAAGGGACGCTTCTGAGTAGGCACGGCGTTGGACGCCAACAACTTTGCCGATTGTGCCATAACGGAAGAGATCGTCTTTCCTTGCCTGGCCTGCATCAATGGCATCGTACTCTTCTCTCCTATCTTCATCCAAGGCTCCATTGTCAATCAACCTTTGACCATCCTTGCTTAAGAACGGCGAGTTAAGGGGAACGCAACCGAACGTGATCACGTTCCCCTCTCGCTTCACGGCCGATGATCGGTCAACCAGTGACGAAAGAAGATTGGAAAGATCAGGTCGATTAGCGACAGGAATCCGTAGGGTGGCTCCGGGGAGGAGAACAGAGCCTTTGGGGAGCGGTACGAGAGCAAGCTTGGTAGTTCTTCCGTTGTTGGAGCCCATCGCGATCTGTCCGATCGGAAAGACACCTTACACGtctgggaagagaaggaagaatagcaaaataaaaaaaaaaccgaGCCAACTTTAATGTACGAGTTACAGAATATTGTAGTGGTAAAGGATGGGAGACGAAAGGAGCGGTCTCCTAGGGAAGTACAAGAAGGTTGTCGGTTATAAGGTAGTGGAGGCGACGGTTCCAGAACCCCATCGATGAAGTCCGTGACTCTGGGGAGATGATCGCCAGTGATAAGCCGTCTTCCGATGCCGAGGTTCGTGTGGCTACAAATGCGTCTGTCACAATCCGGGGAAAAAGGCCTGAAGGAATACGAATGCCTGCGTCTCAGCGATAAGTAAATCTTCCCCAGAtaaagagatagaagagctCCGATAATTCACAGGCAGCGGCCCTGTCAAGTCTTTCACCTCCAGCTCGTTTGTGTTGTATCTTCCCGTCTTCTTATCTTTGTCCGTTTTCCGATGATCTCGTGATCTCCTTACAGATCCATCGGACTTTATTCGGATTACCGATTACAATACAGACAATACAGTACTCCGTCTACCGCTTTCGTCCTTTCATTTCTGGCTCCAACCTTAGTTTTTCTACAGCCTCAAGCTTGATTACAACCACAACTCCACCCATTGTATATTGCTCTGTCATTTAACCGGTTCTGCTGGGAGGGATTGCCATTACAAGCAGTTTCGCTGATTACTCCTGAGAGGacctactagtagtacaATACTCTCACTCCCCAAGTGTCGCTATGGCCTCTATGTCGAACCCCGCCTCCGGCGCCGCCAACCCCTCATCGCGGAAAACATTCACCGTTGGGACGCGCAAGTCTAAACTTGCCCTTTCGCAAACTGACCTTGTAGTCTCGGCGCTTAAAAAGGTTTACCCTAACTATGAATTCAAAATACACTCGCAGGAAACTGCTGGCGATTTGAACACAACCATTGCTTTTCGAGAATTTACGACAAAGAACCTATGGACGGAGGAGTTAGAGGAACACTTGATGGCCGGCAATGTGGACTTCATTGTGCACTCTTTGAAAGGTTTGCTATCTGCGTATGGTAGCGGTAATACTGCAGTGGACGCTGATAAAGTGACTGTCCTCAGATGTACCCACTACCCTACCCCCCGCGTGTACGCTGGGCCCTATGATGGAGCGTGAAGATTCCAGGGATGTACTGGTCATCAAGCAAGGGCTACCGA
This DNA window, taken from Aspergillus flavus chromosome 5, complete sequence, encodes the following:
- a CDS encoding putative 26S proteasome regulatory subunit Mts4 (26S proteasome regulatory subunit rpn-1), producing MAKEGERSAPADKGKGKVDDVKDLPGAKKSPTDEKPQADGKKKDEEPKEEELNEEDQQLKNELEMLVERLKEPDTSLYGPALDAIKNFIKTSTSSMTAVPKPLKFLRPHYDELTELYENWSAGSVKVGFSFLDSLADMLSVLGMTYGDEEKLETLKYRLLTKSEDLGSWGHEYIRHLALEIGQEYQNRLNAEKGVQDLIDLSLSLVPYFLSHNAEADAVDLLSELEIIEEIPRFLDENTYSRVCLYMVSMVNLLTYPEDQQFLRTAHEIYVRYKEFTKAVVLAIRLNDTELIKSDINATSDRSLKKQMAFLVARQQIWLDMPDEEEDQSFMDCLNNTLIPSHFKSLGKELNILDPKMPEDIYKTHLESSRGAGLTNVDSARHNLASAFVNSFANAGFGNDKMMLVEGDKGPWVWKTKDDGMLSTTASMGMLLHRDVDVGLDKIDKFTYATEDQIKAGALLSIGILNSGVRLDSDPALALLSDPDNLEAKNVPMRVASIMGLGLAYAGSNKEELLDVLLPIVEDVSLDMQLSAMAAVSLGLIFVGSSNHQVSEAIATTLMDEDRQKQLKNKWTRFMALGLALLYFGRQEEVDVILDILKAVDHPMAKPTSVLASVCAWAGTGTVLKLQELLHICNDIIEESDENKGDELVQSYAVLGLSLIAMGEEVGQDMILRQFGHLMHYGASNIRKAVPLAMGLITPSNPQMKVYDTLSRYSHDNDNDVAINAIFAMGLCGAGTNNARLAQLLRQLASYYHRDQNSLFMVRIAQGLLHMGKGTMTLNPFHTDRQVLSRVSAAGLLTVLVSMIDAKQFILAEHHYLLYFLITAMYPRFLVTLDEDLQPLTVNVRVGQAVDVVGQAGRPKTITGWQTQSTPVLLAYGERAELEDEQYIPLSSTLEGLVILRKNPNWEGEQSTA
- a CDS encoding mitochondrial 54S ribosomal protein uL23m, translated to MVRRFSKFPKKPADWVPPSAPLSMRKQVFLPDFTIALIRTPFLPPRYASFYVPLNFNKLDMRDYLKRLYGVDVLSVRSYVEQQKVTRLRPLGKFGYGKLRRPMSKKKMTVEMKTPFVWPEAPADMTPWEYDQFHKAAKYQNDIQDKQRPDAGMKANTDERDAYAEEAKKLLDGSKPWRPTWQALGLSYDRTGLGKSSTSS
- a CDS encoding putative LON domain serine protease, which gives rise to MGSNNGRTTKLALVPLPKGSVLLPGATLRIPVANRPDLSNLLSSLVDRSSAVKREGNVITFGCVPLNSPFLSKDGQRLIDNGALDEDRREEYDAIDAGQARKDDLFRYGTIGKVVGVQRRAYSEASLVVQGIQRFTVKRILKERPYFEAEAILHDEKDYVSNDSETVELFQQLRRLSRELLTLLRLSSLLPSSSTRLSPLIARKFELFISKTDLTQAGRLADFMADIAESGIEDKLRVLAALDHKARLEKVVEMLHRQVQSIKSNVKVTTITTNSFPPSGFDINQIDPRDRELLARRAMAGLTGLTPPGVAGGRNNDGDDKEANEVDELQQKLQEAQLSPEARKVADKELRRLRKMNPANAEYGVCRTYLENILEIPWTKVTEDQLGPDTLKRARQQLDDDHYGLEKIKKRLLEYLAVLRLKQSTNQNVEQQIAALSKDLDSSSDAGDIEKDLPGLSEADRVAVESKLHLLKSKRMTDKSPILLLAGPPGTGKTSLARSVATSLGRKFHRISLGGVRDEAEIRGHRRTYVAAMPGLIVNGLKKVGVANPVFLLDEIDKVGGANFQGDPSAAMLEVLDPEQNHTFTDHYINIPIDLSKVLFIATANSLDTIPPPLLDRMETISLSGYTTVEKRHIAKRHLIPKQIEVNGLSEGQVILSDEVIDKTITSYTRESGVRNLERELGSICRHKAVQYADAGDAGHPETYNPVVTMDDLEEILGIERFEEEITEKHGRPGVVTGLVAYSTGGQGSILFIEVADMPGNGRVQLTGKLGDVLKESVEVALTWVKAHSYELGLTPDLSEDIMKSRSLHVHCPSGAIPKDGPSAGLAHTIGLISLFSNKAVPPKLAMTGEVSLRGRVMPVGGIKEKLIGALRAGVKTVLLPYQNRKDVKDVPQEVSDGLEIIYVSHIWEAIRQVWPDAHWPGQHHENFVESRL
- a CDS encoding serine/threonine protein kinase (serine/threonine-protein kinase rio2), which codes for MKLDAKAIRYLTSEDFRVLSAVETGSRNHEVVPTPLIANISGLRGSSGVNRAISNLAKTNLIAKVKNAKYDGYRLTYGGLDYLALNAHQKQKCIYSVGNQIGVGKESDIIVVANHQGTQRILKIHRLGRISFRTVKTNRDYLRHRQTGSWMYMSRLAAMKEYAFMKALGENGFSVPEPIAQNRHTIVMSLIDAFPLRQISTVPNPALLYSELMDTIMRLARYGLIHGDFNEFNILIKEEEDPDAKGKARADAENDENIRLVPVIIDFPQMVSIDHANAEMYFDRDVNCIKRYFQRKFRYVSDEPGPFFADAKKQLLENPGKRLDVEVEASGFSRKMARELEAYMKEVGANEEEERGSDDEDDHSGPEEEAEDDVNADEESGAEKLKESESDAVDESSRKLGELHVS